In one Poecilia reticulata strain Guanapo linkage group LG8, Guppy_female_1.0+MT, whole genome shotgun sequence genomic region, the following are encoded:
- the LOC103469419 gene encoding disintegrin and metalloproteinase domain-containing protein 11-like isoform X4: MLIGLVILCGIHLRGEPLVHLLSSDYVERHFNYNGKPLQSVGGEHCYYQGRLRGLPESWAAVSTCHGLCGMFSDGFYSYGIEPVHNASXKEEGAHLIRRMPDIRLSQHCPECTEDSEQDSSESVEDDGRPEQTZDRQVTGGLRRSKRFVRRPSVQTETKYVELMVVNDYDLFVQLRRSSSQTKNFAKAVVNTADTIFQEQLNTRIVLVAMETWTSENLMPVVEDPLLTLQNFMKYRKDSVREQSDVVHLFSGRTFHSSRSGTAYTGGVCSPTKGGGINEYGSVGAMAITLCQSLGQNIGMRWNNVRASAGDCRCPDAWVGCIMEDTGFYLPRKFSRCSVDEYIQFLLQGGGSCLFNKPNKLLDPPECGNGFVEPGEECDCGSQVECXRSGGACCKKCTLTHDAMCSNGLCCSGCKYELRGVACREAVNDCDIPETCTGDSSQCPHNVHKLDGYICDNSQGRCYGGRCRTRDGQCKGLWGYNSADRFCYEKLNAEGTEKGNCGRGAEGKGWLQCNKPDVLCGFLFCANVTTKPKFGDLQGEVTSFTLYHQNKYLDCRGGHALLEDGSDMGYVEDGTPCGPNMMCLERRCLPVAAFNLSTCTGSKLGHICSDHGTCSNEVKCICDRDYTGKDCSVFDPIPEPTVPTGPEKKGTFEEEDLEEDKITVCLSVCVLSMLVFLLAPCRFHDKEEGNEKKRTHKSSISAPGSLQIYVDDHFLQTPVCSFHLSFFGIPTALGPVGLLSPYQPDHTHVAAAS; the protein is encoded by the exons GGAGGAGAGCACTGCTACTACCAAGGAAGACTAAGAGGTTTACCAGAGTCCTGGGCAGCTGTCTCCACTTGTCATGGCCTCTG tGGGATGTTCTCTGACGGTTTCTACTCTTATGGAATTGAGCCTGTTCACAATGCGAGCCRGAAG GAAGAAGGAGCTCACTTAATTCGCAGGATGCCTGATATCAGACTTTCCCAGCACTGCCCAG AGTGTACAGAGGACAGTGAGCAGGACAGCAGTGAAAGTGTTGAAGACGACGGTAGACCAGAGCAAACGSAGGACCGGCAGGTGACCGGGGGGCTGAGAAGATCCAAGAGGTTTGTCCGCAGGCCCTCTGTCCAGACTGAGACCAAATACGTTGAGCTCATGGTGGTAAATGACTACGATCTG tTTGTGCAGCTGCGTCGCTCGAGCAGCCAAACCAAAAACTTTGCCAAAGCTGTAGTCAACACAGCAGACACG ATCTTTCAGGAGCAGCTGAACACCAGGATTGTCTTGGTGGCCATGGAGACCTGGACCTCGGAAAACCTGATGCCGGTCGTGGAGGACCCGCTACTCACGCTGCAGAACTTCATGAAGTACAGGAAGGACAGCGTCAGGGAGCAGAGCGACGTTGTCCATCTTTTCTC AGGGCGTACATTTCACAGTAGCCGCAGTGGGACGGCCTACACAGGAGGGGTGTGTTCTCCAACAAAAGGAGGAGGAATTAATGAG TATGGGAGTGTCGGGGCGATGGCCATCACTCTGTGTCAGAGTCTTGGCCAGAACATCGGGATGAGATGGAACAACGTAAGAGCCTCGGCAG gtgACTGCAGATGCCCAGATGCCTGGGTGGGCTGCATAATGGAAGACAccgg ATTTTATCTGCCCAGAAAGTTTTCTCGCTGTAGTGTTGACGAGTACATCCAGTTCTTGCTCCAGGGCGGTGGGAGCTGCCTCTTCAACAAGCCGAATAAG ctgttGGACCCTCCAGAGTGTGGAAACGGCTTTGTGGAGCCAGGAGAAGAGTGTGACTGTGGATCCCAGGTG GAGTGTGYCCGCAGCGGAGGAGCCTGCTGTAAAAAGTGTACTCTTACCCATGATGCCATGTGCAGCAATGGACTCTGCTGCAGTGGCTGTAAA TATGAGCTGAGAGGTGTTGCGTGTCGAGAGGCCGTGAACGACTGTGACATTCCCGAAACCTGCACAGGAGACTCCAGCCAG TGCCCTCATAACGTCCACAAGCTGGATGGTTACATCTGCGACAACAGCCAG GGACGCTGCTATGGTGGACGCTGCAGGACTCGTGATGGACAGTGCAAAGGACTCTGGGGCTATA ATTCAGCAGACAGGTTCTGTTATGAGAAGCTGAACGCTGAAGGGACAGAGAAGGGGAACTGCGGTCGGGGGGCTGAAGGGAAAGGCTGGCTGCAGTGCAACAAGCC GGATGTATTATGTGGCTTCCTTTTCTGTGCAAACGTCACAACAAAGCCAAAATTTGGCGATCTGCAGGGTGAGGTGACCAGCTTTACCCTCTACCATCAGAACAAGTACCTGGATTGCAG AGGCGGCCACGCCCTGCTGGAGGAYGGCTCCGACATGGGCTACGTGGAGGACGGCACACCCTGCGGTCCCAACATGATGTGTCTGGAGAGACGCTGCCTCCCCGTCGCGGCGTTTAACCTCAGCACCTGTACAGGATCTAAACTTGGACACATTTGCTCTGACCACGGG ACCTGCAGCAACGAGGTGAAGTGCATCTGTGACCGCGACTACACAGGAAAGGACTGCAGCGTTTTCGATCCCATCCCTGAGCCCACCGTCCCGACAGGCCCGGAGAAAAAAG GAACATTCGAAGAGGAAG ATCTGGAGGAGGATAAGATcactgtctgtctctctgtatGTGTCCTGTCCATGCTCGTCTTCCTCCTCGCACCGTGTCGTTTCCACGATAAAGAAGAggggaatgaaaaaaaaagaacacacaaGTCTTCCATTTCAGCCCCGGGATCTCTCCAAATCTACGTAGATGATCACTTCCTCCAAACTCCCGTCTGCTCCTTCCATTTGTCCTTCTTTGGGATCCCCACCGCCCTGGGGCCCGTGGGGCTCCTCTCGCCATACCAGCCAGATCACACTCATGTGGCTGCTGCCAGCTGA